From the Kitasatospora viridis genome, one window contains:
- a CDS encoding Gfo/Idh/MocA family protein, producing MTCSAVPRLRWGVAGYGDVVRRRALPALLGLGQRVGCVWGRDRARAAATAAEFGAERGSDDFDELLARVDAVYVATPVVAHVPLLLRAVAAGRHVLVEKPLGGALGYDRAQVLAAAAAAPVVTAAAYYRRSAPALRALRGALRSGPYRVSAGFRAPFAPQPADPMHWRTVARVSGGGVLADAGSHRIDLLCWLFGPPTAVRGTVGDRFPGGAERRASVELAWAGGTTARLSCDWADGPARDRLACVAADHALRLPRLDGGLLAEHRPRGRRVRRFAPQPNVLAPVFGEFLAAVAGTGRPGCPLAEAVLVDEVIERVVATARRAEDEDGGRPDGG from the coding sequence GTGACCTGTTCGGCAGTACCGCGGCTGCGCTGGGGCGTGGCCGGCTACGGCGACGTGGTGCGCCGGCGCGCCCTCCCGGCGCTGCTCGGCCTCGGCCAGCGGGTCGGCTGCGTCTGGGGGCGCGACCGCGCCCGCGCGGCCGCCACCGCCGCCGAGTTCGGGGCCGAGCGGGGCAGCGACGACTTCGACGAACTGCTCGCCCGGGTCGACGCGGTCTACGTCGCCACGCCCGTGGTGGCCCACGTGCCGCTGCTGCTGCGGGCGGTGGCGGCCGGCCGGCACGTGCTGGTCGAGAAGCCGCTGGGCGGCGCGCTCGGCTACGACCGGGCCCAGGTGCTCGCCGCGGCCGCCGCCGCCCCGGTGGTGACCGCCGCCGCCTACTACCGGCGCTCCGCCCCCGCGCTGCGGGCGCTGCGCGGCGCGCTGCGGTCCGGCCCCTACCGGGTGAGCGCCGGGTTCCGCGCCCCCTTCGCCCCGCAGCCCGCGGACCCGATGCACTGGCGCACGGTGGCACGGGTCTCCGGCGGCGGCGTGCTCGCCGACGCCGGCAGCCACCGGATCGACCTGCTCTGCTGGCTCTTCGGCCCGCCGACCGCAGTGCGCGGCACGGTCGGCGACCGCTTCCCGGGCGGCGCCGAGCGCCGGGCCTCGGTGGAGCTGGCCTGGGCCGGCGGCACGACGGCGCGGCTGAGCTGCGACTGGGCCGACGGCCCCGCCCGCGACCGGCTGGCCTGCGTCGCGGCGGACCACGCGCTCCGGCTGCCCCGGCTGGACGGCGGCCTGCTCGCGGAGCACCGCCCGCGGGGCCGCCGGGTGCGCCGCTTCGCGCCCCAACCCAACGTGCTGGCACCGGTGTTCGGCGAGTTCCTGGCCGCCGTCGCCGGCACCGGCCGGCCCGGCTGCCCGCTGGCCGAGGCCGTCCTGGTGGACGAGGTGATCGAAC
- a CDS encoding zinc-dependent alcohol dehydrogenase, producing the protein MTNDQPTAGRMRAAELAGRFELKLHRDREVPVPGPGEVLVRVGACTVCNRSDLAYYHYLGLRDHCAVGCFGHEVAGTVEAVGPGATSRPGERVFLRTPITTGFAEFALARQISVGRLPERIPFEQGAILQLLPLAIHATRGVRLGDRVAVIGQGPVGLMTLQVVRRRGAAELVAVDLDPWRLERSTALGADRTVRAPGGPVSARELVGADFDVAIDAVGTPETANQCVELVRQNGLVIFLGTHHVDTRVSFDMIAWEKKGLRVHMAAEPTDLARAATMAVAERLADQVELAPLLSASYPLDELPAAIERLSASSLLTPSGTPSPYPGPPPETLKIAVVP; encoded by the coding sequence ATGACGAACGATCAGCCGACGGCGGGCCGGATGCGGGCCGCCGAGCTCGCCGGCCGGTTCGAGCTCAAGCTGCACCGGGACCGGGAGGTGCCGGTGCCCGGCCCCGGCGAGGTGCTGGTCCGGGTCGGCGCCTGCACCGTCTGCAACCGCAGCGACCTGGCCTACTACCACTACCTCGGCCTGCGCGACCACTGCGCGGTGGGCTGCTTCGGGCACGAGGTGGCCGGCACCGTCGAGGCGGTCGGCCCGGGCGCCACCTCGCGGCCCGGCGAGCGGGTCTTCCTGCGGACCCCGATCACCACCGGGTTCGCCGAGTTCGCGCTGGCCCGGCAGATCTCGGTCGGCCGGCTGCCCGAGCGGATCCCGTTCGAGCAGGGCGCGATCCTGCAGCTGCTGCCGCTGGCGATCCACGCGACCCGCGGCGTGCGCCTCGGCGACCGGGTGGCCGTGATCGGCCAGGGGCCGGTGGGCCTGATGACCCTCCAGGTGGTCCGGCGGCGCGGCGCCGCCGAGCTGGTGGCCGTGGACCTCGACCCGTGGCGGCTGGAGCGCTCGACCGCGCTCGGCGCGGACCGGACGGTGCGGGCACCGGGCGGGCCGGTGTCCGCGCGGGAGCTGGTCGGCGCTGACTTCGACGTGGCCATCGACGCGGTGGGCACCCCGGAAACGGCCAACCAGTGCGTCGAACTGGTCCGCCAGAACGGTCTGGTGATCTTCCTCGGCACCCACCACGTGGACACCCGCGTCTCCTTCGACATGATCGCCTGGGAGAAGAAGGGCCTGCGGGTGCACATGGCGGCCGAGCCCACCGACCTGGCCCGGGCCGCCACCATGGCCGTCGCGGAACGCCTGGCCGACCAGGTGGAGTTGGCCCCGCTGCTGAGCGCGAGCTACCCGCTGGACGAGCTGCCCGCCGCGATCGAGCGGCTCTCGGCGAGCAGCCTGCTCACCCCGAGCGGCACCCCGAGCCCGTACCCGGGACCGCCGCCGGAGACGCTCAAGATCGCGGTCGTGCCGTGA
- a CDS encoding phytanoyl-CoA dioxygenase family protein: MKTVARCSSNGVVLELDESNSAPMADSTDLLADPDRLRERYRQDGYLLLRGVLDPAEVWAVREAYFSLFPPGYLKPGTGPAAGVYSGRPPVGLAPYGTAGHPAHDFVRSDAYAAFTRSPELAGLARSVLGGPVQLVPRRILRHYDSASRSAARAHVDRAYPSGAGGELVTAWIPLGDCPLETGGVVYLEGSHRLDPGRLDGDRPVTDRPDDARPFSHDLAWTARTLGGRWLWTDFRAGDVVLHSPDTVHATLDTTTETMRLSTDLRFVSALASVRSAWQQPWSADDGE; encoded by the coding sequence ATGAAGACAGTCGCCCGATGCAGTTCCAACGGCGTCGTCCTGGAGCTGGACGAATCCAACAGCGCCCCCATGGCCGACAGCACCGACCTCCTGGCGGACCCGGACCGGCTGCGCGAGCGGTACCGGCAGGACGGCTACCTGCTGCTGCGCGGGGTGCTCGACCCCGCCGAGGTGTGGGCGGTCCGCGAGGCCTACTTCTCGCTCTTCCCGCCCGGGTACCTCAAGCCCGGGACCGGGCCGGCCGCCGGCGTCTACTCCGGCCGGCCCCCGGTCGGCCTCGCCCCCTACGGGACGGCCGGGCACCCCGCCCACGACTTCGTGCGCAGTGACGCGTACGCCGCCTTCACCCGGAGCCCGGAGCTGGCCGGGCTGGCCCGCTCGGTGCTGGGCGGGCCGGTCCAGCTGGTGCCGCGCCGGATCCTGCGGCACTACGACTCGGCGTCCCGCAGCGCCGCCCGCGCCCACGTGGACCGCGCCTACCCGAGCGGGGCCGGCGGCGAGCTGGTGACCGCCTGGATCCCGCTCGGCGACTGCCCGTTGGAGACCGGCGGCGTGGTCTACCTGGAGGGCTCGCACCGGCTCGACCCCGGCCGGCTCGACGGCGACCGGCCGGTGACCGACCGGCCCGACGACGCCCGGCCGTTCAGCCACGACCTCGCCTGGACCGCGCGGACCCTCGGCGGCCGCTGGCTGTGGACCGACTTCCGCGCGGGCGACGTCGTGCTGCACTCGCCGGACACGGTGCACGCGACGCTGGACACCACCACCGAGACCATGCGCCTGTCGACCGACCTCCGGTTCGTGTCGGCGCTGGCCAGCGTGCGCAGCGCGTGGCAGCAGCCGTGGTCCGCGGATGACGGGGAGTGA
- a CDS encoding aldehyde dehydrogenase family protein, with translation MNPTAPAPGAAPLPLLRRGEWTVSQDSAPTAAGLPAVSLAPEVLVRSDARRLRGRTAALPDREGRAAIVRAAWRRFTGGTVRCGGLGPQGPEEFAATLWAGAGLPAALVERWQGMLTDRLDAIVTEPEAPRTAAGRPPLTLVSLPGNTFTCLESVLRAAAAGSALWVRPSTREPFSALRLVAALVEEGWPAELIGCYPTARPVLRALVEVTDRQVLYGGAEVAAEFGDRATATVHGPLRVRAVVAAGAEPASAARQLLELVAGDAGRFCTTVRSILCLDDPEPVAVRLGELLDGIRLAPADPAWPLAASRDAEGAARTAEHVERRIGPADRRFTRRPLLSTAADGSRYLAPTLVGVEPRSGTHPLLGFEPPFPFATVLRATPEQAAALAADGGVTHHIVNHPIGSQR, from the coding sequence ATGAACCCCACCGCACCGGCCCCGGGCGCCGCGCCCCTCCCGCTGCTGCGGCGCGGGGAGTGGACCGTCTCGCAGGACTCGGCGCCCACCGCGGCCGGCCTGCCGGCCGTGTCGCTGGCGCCCGAGGTGCTGGTCCGCAGCGACGCCCGCCGGCTGCGCGGCCGCACCGCCGCCCTGCCCGACCGTGAGGGCCGGGCCGCCATCGTCCGGGCCGCGTGGCGGCGGTTCACCGGCGGCACGGTGCGGTGCGGCGGCCTCGGCCCGCAGGGGCCCGAGGAGTTCGCCGCGACGCTCTGGGCGGGCGCGGGGCTGCCGGCCGCCCTGGTCGAGCGCTGGCAGGGGATGCTGACGGACCGTCTGGACGCCATCGTCACCGAGCCGGAGGCGCCCCGCACTGCGGCCGGCCGGCCGCCGCTCACCCTGGTCTCGCTGCCCGGCAACACCTTCACCTGCCTGGAGTCGGTGCTGCGGGCCGCCGCGGCGGGCAGCGCGCTGTGGGTCAGGCCGAGCACCCGGGAGCCGTTCTCGGCGCTGCGGCTGGTCGCGGCGCTGGTCGAGGAGGGCTGGCCGGCCGAGCTGATCGGCTGCTACCCGACCGCCCGGCCGGTGCTGCGGGCCCTGGTCGAGGTGACGGACCGTCAGGTGCTGTACGGCGGCGCGGAGGTGGCCGCCGAGTTCGGCGACCGGGCCACCGCCACCGTGCACGGACCGCTGCGGGTCCGCGCCGTGGTCGCCGCCGGGGCCGAACCGGCGTCCGCCGCCCGGCAGTTGCTGGAGCTGGTGGCCGGCGACGCGGGCCGGTTCTGCACCACCGTCCGCAGCATCCTGTGCCTGGACGACCCCGAGCCGGTCGCCGTCCGGCTCGGCGAACTGCTGGACGGGATCCGGCTGGCACCCGCCGACCCGGCCTGGCCGCTGGCGGCCAGCCGGGACGCCGAGGGCGCGGCCCGCACCGCCGAGCACGTCGAGCGGCGGATCGGCCCGGCGGACCGCCGGTTCACCCGCCGGCCGCTGCTCAGCACGGCGGCGGACGGCTCGCGCTACCTGGCCCCGACCCTGGTCGGCGTCGAGCCGCGCTCGGGGACGCACCCGCTGCTCGGCTTCGAGCCGCCCTTCCCGTTCGCCACCGTGCTGCGGGCCACCCCGGAGCAGGCCGCCGCCCTCGCGGCGGACGGCGGCGTCACCCACCACATCGTCAACCACCCCATCGGGAGCCAGCGATGA
- a CDS encoding DegT/DnrJ/EryC1/StrS family aminotransferase: MRTSSEPVATGRATGRWARLTAAGPRPLPERAAEFEAWRREVRGAVRRLGGAGLDPVAGTGARLVAAREAGGLVREEYLLGGPEDTVRVIATRPAGTAERLPAVVVCPGRGAVPDQVTGAVPPDHPDRNVAEHFARAGFLTLTLDYGFAGCVDPARLHGRDEAELLAQLLGQQGRPLLGVLAGDALRVLDWLPRHPHALPGRTALFGHSLGGAVALHAALAAERPVPLCVASHLGSYRVLGLGHGASVLPGLAAHADLPELFAALAPAPLHLQYGLADQALEPADSAAAGETVRALYQVAGAAGLAEVLALPMGHGTGVEEAIGFLKRVLDGPADEQGPPPVAPIRVGFTRAARAEVTAAIEQTLDSGVLTIGPLVARFEAELAPWAGGPTVAVDSGSSALEIALRDIGVTGRTVLVPVNTFIATAAGALRAGASVDFVDLEPDGLGLCPDSLRERLDQHGGSVAAVIAMHTGGYVSPLLPRVVEECHRRGIPVIEDAAHAFGSSLGGKRAGSIADYGTYSFYPTKVLTSAEGGAVTAADPARTEAFLRLRDHGRVRPGATLHDSLGSNWRLSEVHAAVGLAQLRRFAERTAARARLAARYDEQLAGLAGLRVQPVPEGSTTSWYKYLVHLDEGVDRAELKARLRAEHGIALAGEVYDLLLCDQPYFAAGFGGRAFPQAREFADRHACLPLYPELTEGEQDRVVRALHEVLG, from the coding sequence ATGCGGACTTCGTCTGAGCCGGTGGCCACCGGGCGGGCGACGGGACGCTGGGCCCGGCTCACGGCGGCCGGGCCCCGGCCGCTGCCCGAGCGGGCCGCGGAGTTCGAGGCCTGGCGCCGGGAGGTCCGCGGCGCCGTCCGCCGGCTCGGCGGGGCCGGCCTCGACCCGGTGGCGGGCACCGGGGCCCGGCTGGTGGCCGCGCGGGAGGCCGGCGGCCTGGTCCGCGAGGAGTACCTGCTGGGCGGGCCCGAGGACACCGTCCGGGTGATCGCGACCCGCCCGGCCGGCACCGCCGAGCGGCTGCCGGCGGTCGTCGTCTGCCCCGGCCGGGGCGCCGTCCCGGACCAGGTCACCGGCGCCGTGCCGCCCGACCACCCGGACCGCAACGTCGCCGAGCACTTCGCCCGGGCCGGCTTCCTCACCCTCACCCTCGACTACGGCTTCGCGGGCTGCGTCGACCCGGCCCGGCTGCACGGCCGGGACGAGGCCGAGCTGCTGGCCCAACTCCTCGGCCAGCAGGGCCGTCCACTGCTCGGCGTGCTCGCGGGGGACGCGCTGCGGGTGCTGGACTGGCTGCCGCGGCACCCGCACGCGCTGCCCGGCCGCACCGCGCTGTTCGGCCACAGCCTCGGCGGCGCGGTCGCGCTGCACGCCGCGCTGGCCGCCGAGCGCCCGGTGCCGCTCTGCGTGGCCAGCCACCTGGGCAGTTACCGGGTGCTGGGCCTGGGCCACGGCGCCTCCGTGCTGCCGGGCCTGGCCGCGCACGCCGACCTGCCCGAGCTGTTCGCCGCGCTGGCCCCCGCGCCGCTGCACCTGCAGTACGGGCTGGCCGACCAGGCGCTGGAGCCGGCCGACTCGGCGGCGGCCGGCGAGACCGTCCGCGCGCTGTACCAGGTCGCGGGCGCGGCCGGCCTGGCCGAGGTGCTGGCCCTGCCGATGGGCCACGGCACCGGGGTCGAGGAGGCGATCGGCTTCCTGAAGCGGGTGCTGGACGGGCCCGCCGACGAGCAGGGCCCGCCCCCGGTCGCGCCGATCCGGGTCGGCTTCACCCGGGCGGCCCGGGCGGAGGTCACCGCCGCGATCGAGCAGACCCTGGACTCGGGCGTGCTCACCATCGGCCCGCTGGTCGCCCGGTTCGAGGCGGAGCTGGCCCCGTGGGCCGGCGGCCCGACGGTCGCCGTGGACTCCGGCTCCAGCGCGCTGGAGATCGCGCTGCGGGACATCGGGGTGACCGGCCGCACCGTGCTGGTGCCGGTCAACACCTTCATCGCGACCGCGGCGGGCGCGCTGCGCGCCGGGGCGTCGGTCGACTTCGTCGACCTGGAGCCGGACGGCCTCGGGCTCTGCCCCGACTCGCTGCGCGAACGGCTGGACCAGCACGGCGGATCGGTGGCCGCGGTCATCGCGATGCACACCGGCGGGTACGTCTCGCCGCTGCTGCCGCGGGTGGTCGAGGAGTGCCACCGGCGCGGCATCCCGGTGATCGAGGACGCCGCGCACGCCTTCGGCAGCTCGCTCGGCGGCAAGCGGGCCGGCAGCATCGCCGACTACGGCACCTACTCGTTCTACCCGACCAAGGTGCTCACCAGCGCGGAGGGCGGCGCGGTCACCGCGGCCGACCCGGCGCGCACCGAGGCGTTCCTGCGGCTGCGCGACCACGGCCGGGTGCGTCCCGGCGCGACCCTGCACGACAGCCTGGGCAGCAACTGGCGGCTCAGCGAGGTGCACGCGGCCGTCGGCCTGGCCCAGCTGCGCCGCTTCGCCGAGCGCACCGCGGCCCGGGCCCGGCTGGCCGCCCGGTACGACGAGCAGCTGGCCGGGCTGGCCGGGCTGCGGGTGCAGCCGGTGCCGGAGGGCAGCACGACCAGCTGGTACAAGTACCTCGTCCACCTGGACGAGGGTGTGGACCGCGCCGAGCTGAAGGCCCGGCTGCGGGCCGAGCACGGGATCGCGCTCGCGGGCGAGGTCTACGACCTGCTGCTCTGCGACCAGCCGTACTTCGCCGCCGGGTTCGGCGGCCGGGCGTTCCCGCAGGCCCGGGAGTTCGCCGACCGGCACGCCTGCCTGCCGCTCTACCCCGAGCTGACCGAGGGCGAGCAGGACCGCGTCGTCAGGGCGCTGCACGAGGTCCTCGGATGA
- a CDS encoding radical SAM protein, with protein MTDSRDLRLYDIARPSNREGLPIVSLDEAHAPNKVLAHPDLVRAFAAGEEFRPIHMRIGIMGACNMRCNFCNFHSPNEEQFYDRFSFKDSIKTDAAIRLMREFAATGGRAVTFCGSGECTIHPGYVEICEAAHEAGLRIGLITNGSRLSDPKIADCIARTHTWVRIGLNAGSEDNFKRITRDRDDTFPTFENTPRTLREAAVDPDFRVGFNYVITAENHTEVRAAAELAGRSGAHYVRFEPEFYSALGHQTVDEQMAEISAALDDVAALSTDSFEVSIPKLDRGAMDQVEEVEGDFEHCHYSRFVTAVGADGNLYPCPQVHLNSRYLIGNVLEDGYLQVLEGGKRAEWEASNPSRTDLCKSCFYRPQNELLEWLRRGHINLDEALSSYQIEIPRTLHADFV; from the coding sequence GTGACCGATTCCCGAGACCTACGGCTCTACGACATCGCCCGGCCCAGCAACCGCGAGGGCCTGCCGATCGTGTCGCTCGACGAGGCGCACGCGCCGAACAAGGTACTGGCCCACCCGGACCTGGTCCGGGCCTTCGCCGCCGGCGAGGAGTTCCGCCCGATCCACATGCGCATCGGGATCATGGGCGCCTGCAACATGCGCTGCAACTTCTGCAACTTCCACTCGCCGAACGAGGAGCAGTTCTACGACCGCTTCTCCTTCAAGGACTCCATCAAGACCGACGCGGCGATCCGGCTGATGCGGGAGTTCGCCGCCACCGGCGGGCGGGCCGTCACCTTCTGCGGCAGCGGCGAGTGCACCATCCACCCCGGGTACGTCGAGATCTGCGAGGCCGCGCACGAGGCCGGCCTGCGCATCGGGCTGATCACCAACGGCTCGCGGCTCTCCGACCCGAAGATCGCCGACTGCATCGCCCGGACCCACACCTGGGTGCGGATCGGGCTCAACGCGGGCTCCGAGGACAACTTCAAGCGGATCACCCGCGACCGCGACGACACCTTCCCGACCTTCGAGAACACCCCGCGCACGCTGCGCGAGGCGGCGGTCGACCCGGACTTCCGGGTGGGCTTCAACTACGTGATCACCGCGGAGAACCACACCGAGGTCCGCGCGGCCGCCGAGCTGGCCGGCCGCTCCGGCGCCCACTACGTGCGCTTCGAGCCGGAGTTCTACTCCGCGCTGGGCCACCAGACCGTCGACGAGCAGATGGCCGAGATCTCCGCGGCGCTGGACGACGTGGCGGCCCTGAGCACCGACTCCTTCGAGGTCTCCATCCCCAAGCTGGACCGCGGCGCGATGGACCAGGTCGAGGAGGTCGAGGGCGACTTCGAGCACTGCCACTACAGCCGGTTCGTCACGGCGGTCGGCGCCGACGGCAACCTGTACCCCTGCCCGCAGGTCCACCTGAACAGCCGTTACCTGATCGGCAACGTGCTGGAGGACGGCTACCTGCAGGTCCTGGAGGGCGGCAAGCGCGCCGAGTGGGAGGCCTCCAACCCGAGCCGCACCGACCTGTGCAAGTCCTGCTTCTACCGGCCGCAGAACGAGCTGCTGGAGTGGCTGCGGCGCGGCCACATCAACCTGGACGAGGCGCTCAGCTCCTACCAGATCGAGATCCCGAGGACGCTGCATGCGGACTTCGTCTGA
- a CDS encoding aspartate aminotransferase family protein translates to MTKDLKSLAYDHLWLHFTDMESYRRPGVPVVVRGEGARIQDLEGREYLDALSGLLVVQAGHGREELAEAAARQARQLAYFPLWGHAHPQAIELAERLAAHAPGDLNKVFFTTGGSEAVETAWKLAKQYFKLVGKPLKHKILSRTMAYHGTTQGALSITGIPDAKKLFEPLVPGARRIPNTDLYRAAEVTGVAELADDPERFGRWAADQVERVILAEGADTVAAVIVEPVQNSGGCLPPPPGYFRRLREICDAHDVLLVSDEVICAFGRLGTMFGCEKFDYVPDIITCAKGMTSGYSPIGAAIVSDRVAAPFYRRGGYFPHGYTFGGHPVSSAVALANLDLFEREDLLGNVRRNEPVLRGSLEGLLDIPIVGDVRGDGYFYGIELVRDRETREPFTAEERELLLAGPGGLSEQLWESGLYCRADDHGEPVIQLAPPLICGPEEFGFIEQVLRTAITATWKRFESARER, encoded by the coding sequence ATGACCAAGGATTTGAAGTCCCTGGCTTACGACCACCTGTGGTTGCATTTCACCGACATGGAGTCGTACCGCCGGCCCGGCGTGCCGGTCGTGGTGCGCGGCGAAGGGGCCCGGATCCAGGACCTGGAGGGCCGCGAGTACCTGGACGCGCTCTCCGGCCTGCTGGTGGTCCAGGCCGGGCACGGCCGCGAGGAGCTCGCCGAGGCCGCCGCCCGGCAGGCGCGCCAGCTCGCCTACTTCCCGCTCTGGGGCCACGCCCACCCGCAGGCGATCGAACTGGCCGAGCGGCTCGCCGCCCACGCTCCGGGCGACCTGAACAAGGTCTTCTTCACCACCGGCGGCAGCGAGGCCGTGGAGACCGCCTGGAAGCTGGCCAAGCAGTACTTCAAGCTGGTCGGCAAGCCGCTCAAGCACAAGATCCTCAGCCGCACCATGGCCTACCACGGCACCACCCAGGGCGCGCTGTCGATCACCGGGATCCCGGACGCCAAGAAGCTCTTCGAGCCGCTGGTGCCGGGCGCCCGCCGGATCCCCAACACCGACCTCTACCGGGCCGCCGAGGTCACCGGGGTGGCCGAACTCGCCGACGACCCCGAGCGGTTCGGGCGCTGGGCGGCCGACCAGGTGGAGCGGGTCATCCTGGCCGAGGGCGCGGACACCGTCGCCGCGGTGATCGTCGAGCCGGTGCAGAACTCCGGCGGCTGCCTGCCGCCGCCGCCCGGCTACTTCCGGCGGCTGCGCGAGATCTGCGACGCGCACGACGTGCTGCTCGTCTCGGACGAGGTGATCTGCGCCTTCGGCCGGCTCGGCACCATGTTCGGCTGCGAGAAGTTCGACTACGTGCCCGACATCATCACCTGCGCCAAGGGCATGACCTCCGGCTACTCGCCGATCGGCGCGGCGATCGTCTCCGACCGGGTGGCCGCCCCGTTCTACCGGCGCGGCGGGTACTTCCCGCACGGCTACACCTTCGGCGGCCACCCGGTCTCCTCCGCGGTCGCGCTGGCCAACCTCGACCTCTTCGAGCGCGAGGACCTGCTGGGCAACGTGCGCCGCAACGAGCCGGTGCTGCGCGGCAGCCTGGAGGGCCTGCTGGACATCCCGATCGTCGGCGACGTCCGCGGCGACGGGTACTTCTACGGCATCGAGCTGGTCCGCGACCGGGAGACCCGGGAGCCGTTCACCGCCGAGGAGCGCGAGCTGCTGCTGGCCGGGCCCGGCGGTCTCTCTGAGCAGCTCTGGGAGTCGGGCCTGTACTGCCGGGCCGACGACCACGGCGAGCCGGTGATCCAGCTCGCCCCGCCGCTGATCTGCGGCCCCGAGGAGTTCGGCTTCATCGAGCAGGTGCTGCGCACGGCGATCACCGCCACCTGGAAGCGGTTCGAAAGCGCGCGGGAGCGATGA
- a CDS encoding LD-carboxypeptidase, translating to MSASPGASHLEQVAAAWTAAFDGVRHPDSANFFDLGGTSQQLLRVVAELRELPAGGQVTAQDLYRHPTIRALADALAARTGPAAGPDGPTGPRTPAAVGPGDTIRIVSPGFPTLAHLPDRAGRAVAALEALGFAVGFGEHAFAMSPDGLTAGPARQRAADIMAAFEDPGVDAILVSDAGEGSRELLPLLDARVIARNPKPFVGFCDTAFLQHYLALEAGLGSAYGCSLMVHLGDVGGPMPETTDHLVRTLAGLPLELRPVASRSRPLTTWFDPDVEGSRRVRDVPGGWHWARGGVASGPLFGGEVSQLADIVKEFGLSYDGAVVFVDITEEHTTPPLWLLGRLFREVDLTGAAALVIGADPQSDPAVWARQVSALLDRFVPGTSFPVLVNADICHLAPCWTVPFGEPAVLDESRGLLFPRRAHPVTSSTSRSADV from the coding sequence ATGAGCGCCAGTCCCGGGGCGAGCCACCTGGAGCAGGTGGCCGCCGCCTGGACCGCGGCCTTCGACGGGGTGCGGCACCCGGATTCGGCGAACTTCTTCGACCTCGGCGGCACCTCGCAGCAACTGCTGCGGGTGGTGGCCGAGTTGCGCGAGCTGCCGGCCGGCGGTCAGGTCACCGCCCAGGACCTCTACCGGCACCCGACGATCCGGGCCCTGGCGGACGCCCTGGCGGCCCGCACCGGGCCGGCGGCCGGTCCGGACGGCCCGACCGGGCCGAGGACGCCGGCCGCGGTCGGCCCGGGCGACACGATCCGGATCGTCAGCCCCGGCTTCCCGACGCTGGCCCACCTCCCCGACCGCGCCGGCCGGGCGGTGGCCGCGCTGGAGGCGCTCGGCTTCGCCGTCGGCTTCGGCGAGCACGCCTTCGCCATGTCGCCGGACGGCCTGACGGCCGGCCCGGCGCGGCAGCGCGCCGCCGACATCATGGCGGCCTTCGAGGACCCCGGGGTGGACGCGATCCTGGTGTCCGACGCCGGGGAGGGCAGCCGGGAGCTGCTGCCGCTGCTCGACGCGCGGGTCATCGCCCGCAACCCCAAGCCCTTCGTCGGCTTCTGCGACACCGCCTTCCTCCAGCACTACCTGGCGCTGGAGGCCGGGCTCGGCTCGGCCTACGGCTGCTCGCTGATGGTGCACCTGGGCGACGTCGGCGGGCCGATGCCGGAGACCACCGACCACCTGGTGCGCACCCTGGCCGGCCTGCCGCTGGAGTTGCGGCCGGTCGCCTCCCGGTCCCGCCCGCTGACCACCTGGTTCGATCCGGACGTCGAGGGCTCGCGGCGGGTGCGCGACGTGCCGGGCGGCTGGCACTGGGCCAGGGGCGGGGTCGCGAGCGGACCGCTGTTCGGCGGTGAGGTGTCGCAACTCGCGGACATCGTCAAGGAGTTCGGCCTCAGCTACGACGGGGCCGTGGTCTTCGTGGATATCACCGAGGAGCACACCACGCCGCCGCTGTGGCTGCTCGGCCGGCTGTTCCGCGAGGTCGACCTGACCGGGGCCGCCGCTCTGGTGATCGGGGCCGACCCGCAGAGCGATCCGGCGGTGTGGGCCCGTCAGGTGTCCGCCCTGCTGGACCGGTTCGTCCCCGGCACCTCGTTCCCGGTGCTGGTGAACGCGGACATCTGCCACCTGGCGCCGTGCTGGACGGTGCCGTTCGGCGAGCCCGCCGTCCTGGACGAGAGCCGCGGCCTGCTCTTCCCCCGCCGAGCCCACCCCGTCACGTCGAGCACGTCAAGGAGCGCGGATGTCTGA
- a CDS encoding phosphopantetheine-binding protein has protein sequence MSDPGDELEASLTAIWRRCLAVDRVGPDDDFLDLGGDSLGALAVLAELELAHGVPVDVFELMMAPTVRELAAVVRAKSVGGP, from the coding sequence ATGTCTGACCCCGGCGACGAACTGGAGGCGTCCCTGACGGCGATCTGGCGCCGCTGCCTGGCGGTCGACCGGGTCGGCCCGGACGACGACTTCCTCGACCTGGGCGGCGACTCGCTGGGCGCGCTCGCCGTCCTCGCGGAGCTGGAGCTCGCGCACGGGGTGCCGGTCGACGTGTTCGAGCTGATGATGGCGCCGACCGTGCGCGAGCTGGCCGCCGTGGTGCGGGCCAAGTCGGTGGGCGGACCGTGA